Below is a genomic region from Phragmites australis chromosome 20, lpPhrAust1.1, whole genome shotgun sequence.
AAGAAAGAAGCAGCTGCTCCTCTGTTATTTTTGTCGGAAACTACTGTTACTTTTTACTTTCACTTGATAGCTGTAATTTGAACTCCGTTGAGCTGTGTAATCGGTTAAAAGGACTCCAAGGCAAAGGAAGGAATCCAAGATGGAATTATTCTCTAGTCTTATCTTTTAGCTTTTAGGGTTCTGGCTAGTTCCTCTCCGCCTCCATGGCGATTTCCCCCTCCTGATTCAATTCTGTTTCCTCGATTTCACTCTTTCGTTCGGTTGTTGAGTATCTGCACTTGCGGGACTTGACACTCACCTAGGGACCAACCATGAAGCCAACGATCCAGCCAAAAGATAGTGTTAAAGCCATCTCCAACTAGTCACCACGGCAACAGAAAATAAGGCCCTAGAGTTTAGGTGAACCTGAACCCGCAGACCTGCCCAAGGTCAATAGAGAGTATTCATCACCTCTTTTCTGTTGGCAAGTGCCAAAGATATCATAGTAATGTAGTTGCACATGCCAatttatatagtttttttttcgttttctgACCATCTTAAATCTGTTTCACTTATCCTGTTTTTTGCCCATCTTAAATCTGTTTCCCGTATCCTGTTTTCATCACCTTTTTGTGTCATGCTTGAAAATTAACCTCTAATCTCAAAAGAATGTTGTTCAGGGGTACATGCGGTCAAAAGTTCTAAACTGTGGGTGCTAAAGTGAAACCCTATATTGCCAAAATAACACTAGGCTACGCCAATGACAGGTGGGACTTGGTCCCCCACGTCATTCACACGCTCAGTGGTATTTTGGCAAAGTACAATTTTGCTTGTGGTATGATAGCAGTTGTAGGACACATGAAAAACATGCATAGATTTAGTAAAAGGATGGTTTCAAAATATATTGAAATAGGAATCACTGGTCAAAGTTGCCCTTTTTGGTAGTGTACGACATTCTTCTGCGACTGGTGGGATTCTCACCTGCTGCATTTCATACTTGATGAAAATATGCGATTAGTAGGTTTGCTTGCTTTTTCATGTGCTCCTAGATTTAGATTTCATAGAAGTTTGTCCCTAATTTTGTCTTATGCAGTATAAATGTACTCCTTAGATATCATACTTATATGAGCTGGATAAAATTTGCAGTACTGACTTGTTAGATGAACTGGTTTTGCCAATCTAGTTAGCAATGCATCTCAGACAGAATGTATTTGGAGTGGCTTGTTTCTGTCCGAAATGGTTGACTTAATCATACGAGTATATGTATGTCAGTGCCAGGATGTAATATGCTTGTTAACCAATTGCAGCCTATGGCTATGAAATAATAAGATTTTTATACCCTTATAATCAACAGAATTATTGTATATGTTTATTGAGTTTAGTGCATTCTTTAATTGATTAGTTGATTTTACAGTAAGCACGGCACATAGTAAATTACTAGCCTTCCATAATCTTGTTTGATACGCTACCATCAATATTTGGTGCTAATAAATGTGCCTTGATACTAATGTAGGCAAGGATGAAAAATATGGAAATGCGTACAGCACCTCTGTGTGCATCCACTAAGCTTCAACCAGAAAAGTTAAGAGCAGAAAATGAGAATAATCTTTTGTTTGACCGTTTGGACAAAACTGATGATATGGATATTTGTGCTCAAGGGCGATTGGCACGAGTTGAACATGAAATAGTGGAATTGAGACAAATTGTGATAGCTTCTCAGTCTCAGGCAAAGATAGAAAGCAATCCGCGCTATGATAATTCATCAGTGAAGGTTATACCTTTATCTGCTTACCTTTGATATATCTCTAATGTATATGCAAATTTTCGTCACTTCTCTCCACTTGTTTGATAGGGTATAAGATGTGAATCTACAGGGAGTGGTCTTCAGTCGATTGTAGCTGAAAATCAGATTCCATGCAATGTGATTatcttctttgttcttttgGTACTGCATTACTTCACGTCATATTTTATTTATGTGTTATATCAAGTTTATTTTATTGTAGATACTACAAAAGAAGATGGCAGCACCAAATAGCCTGTCTCATACAAAGGACGAGGAGGTTACCTCTAAGTATTATTGTGCCCTTCCCCGCAATGTTCTCTGCAATAATGTGATTATCTTCCCCTTATGTTACTATGCCATGTCGACATATCTAGCAAAAAACGTCATTTTGGTGATAAGTGGAGAActctttggtttctatcatCCGTTTAGAATTTCAAGTTTAAACTCAAATATCTGATCTGCCCCTGAGGGACATCCTTCTTTTGGTTTCTAATAATCATTCTGATTTAAACTTGAAATTTACAATACTTTGTAGACTATCTCCTcaattttgctttctttttgtGAATTTGTCACGTTAATTTGGTGATGAGaaccaaaacagttttcaacTTTTCACCAAAGTAACTGTTTCCACTTGATATGTCCTCCACCTTTAATTCGTGAGATTTCTCATCTCTTGCTTAATTTGTAAACAGAAACTGCAAGGTATGTTGCCACCAAAAAGGAAGTTTCAtggtaggaggaggaagattGATGCTGAAAGTCAGACTCCATGCAATGCGGTTGCGTTCCTTTGTTTTTGTTATATTAATGCTTGTTTGCATATTTACATTTATGGAAATTGCATCATGCTTATTGTGTACATATAGAGGAAATGAAGGTAACTGTAAATTTGCAGCAAGATTTTTGCAATAATAGGAATGGGGAGGCAATGATCATGTTGTTTAGTGCGACAGCTTTGTTCACATTGAACTGTATACTTTTTTGAAAGAACATTTAACTATATACTTGTAACTTAGCAGTTGAATAAGCTTCCATTTTACCTTCTTTTTAGGGTGGCAAAGAGGTTGTTTTGCTTTCAATAGTAAGGCCACATACTCCTGTAGCCAAGGCTATTCTTCAAACAAGCTCTCAGTCTGCAATAGTGGGGGGCACACGACTTGGGACCCAATGTTGTATGGTGTTTGTGAGTGATGTGTTGCAAGGAGATGCTCCACTGTTACGCCCATATGGGAACATGAAGAAGATGTTCGACGCACTTAAATGTTCCATTGCGTGGCCACGTGAACAGGTAATGTCTTGAATTCCTTGTTTTaattattctttattttttaatgtcAAGGAAGTAAAGAAGTATAAACATTTTCTTTGTAGATCCGAGATAATACCATTGCTTCCAGGGAAACACCTGTCCAATCATCTCATCATGGTATTATTAATTTCTAGTCATTGACTTCTTTCATGTGAAATTTGTGCTCTTGAAAAGTATCATGTGAAATTTGAACGTAATCACTCAGTTTGGTGTTTTCTCGTTGACCATCTTTTTTGGGGAACGTAGTGAAAGATAGACCTTTTGAGCACTGTTCAATGTGCTGCATTTGGTGTCAACTAGAATCTTGTTGGACTTGTAAACATGCTCTAATTAAAATTCACTACTTTATGTCTTGGAGACATTCTTGTTCATGTATTTCTCAAGTTTTCAAGAAAATTAATTTTGCAGTTTCCCATATTTTGCGTGATAGATAGACCCTCTTGCTATGCTTATGTCGAACATTAATTTTGGAGATGCAGCTGACCAGGTTCCTAAAACAAATGGTAAGTTGAAAGTAAAAGCTATTAGCATCTGCTTCTATGTTCagaaaattgaaatttagaaattaaGAAGTGGTCTACTGTGTGATTTTAAGCCTTCGATACTTGAAGTCTAACAATCCGACTTCAAAATTTTACATGAAACTATTATATGCTTGCATTCGAGGCATTTTCTGTGACAAGTGCTTCAACATGAAATGTGTATGCTGCATTGACCCAGCTATTACTGCACTGGTTACTTGTGAATAGGTTGCCGGGTTAGGGATGCTTACCAACTTAGCATGCTGTAGAATCATCTGGCTATGTGCAAGCGCTCGCTGGGTGCTACAATTTGGCAGTGTGGTTCATGCCATTTTTTGAGAATGCTTGTGTCCCAAAGTGATGCTTTCCTCACATCAAATTTTGAATATTTGAATCTTTCAAGTTTTACTAAAAGTGTTCCATGCTCACATCACACCACTAGTGTCTGTTTGTGGGAAACATGCAATGGTATCATCAAACTTTATGGGATATATCACTTCTGAGTTTTGATATAAAATCAGGTGCTACCTTATTAGCACagcaattaattatttcattttgtTATGTCATACAGGTCAGTGACAAAGCGCCTTTTGCAACTGAGATGGCATTGTGTTGGTCTGCACATAACAGTGGATGTGAATAGTGACATATTATGTTTTTGACCTTCAAATAGGGTAGACACCTTTGGTATGATTGTACTAAGCAACTAGGTGCGACAGTTTATCATATGATACAATGTGGTGTGAGATCACTTAGTTTAAAAGATCAGATTAtaatttcaaacatgcatagaCGAAGCCTGACTGTTGTTTGATAGCCGTATCTTCCCCT
It encodes:
- the LOC133901242 gene encoding uncharacterized protein LOC133901242 isoform X1; translation: MAPTLPAKSRKQAPSSPRCEETKAPPTGSSASDPAAPDGHLDRKQRVGAKELGEKKRSLKRRYDRDAKKAAPPAGDHERRLYFSRDVWGGHSPPKPQIRDRAAEEKSAGVLTSNDAAQAKSAGDLPPTAEAKNAGEQTGKDALAPKARTLAEMHELYPCLVDEAMVLVDPADLGRVLPSIGDCEAQALDKNIKKMRMQLTKAITESARMKNMEMRTAPLCASTKLQPEKLRAENENNLLFDRLDKTDDMDICAQGRLARVEHEIVELRQIVIASQSQAKIESNPRYDNSSVKGIRCESTGSGLQSIVAENQIPCNILQKKMAAPNSLSHTKDEEVTSKYYCALPRNVLCNNKLQGMLPPKRKFHGRRRKIDAESQTPCNAGGKEVVLLSIVRPHTPVAKAILQTSSQSAIVGGTRLGTQCCMVFVSDVLQGDAPLLRPYGNMKKMFDALKCSIAWPREQVSDKAPFATEMALCWSAHNSGCE
- the LOC133901242 gene encoding uncharacterized protein LOC133901242 isoform X2, translated to MAPTLPAKSRKQAPSSPRCEETKAPPTGSSASDPAAPDGHLDRKQRVGAKELGEKKRSLKRRYDRDAKKAAPPAGDHERRLYFSRDVWGGHSPPKPQIRDRAAEEKSAGVLTSNDAAQAKSAGDLPPTAEAKNAGEQTGKDALAPKARTLAEMHELYPCLVDEAMVLVDPADLGRVLPSIGDCEAQALDKNIKKMRMQLTKAITESARMKNMEMRTAPLCASTKLQPEKLRAENENNLLFDRLDKTDDMDICAQGRLARVEHEIVELRQIVIASQSQAKIESNPRYDNSSVKGIRCESTGSGLQSIVAENQIPCNILQKKMAAPNSLSHTKDEEVTSKYYCALPRNVLCNNKLQGMLPPKRKFHGRRRKIDAESQTPCNAGGKEVVLLSIVRPHTPVAKAILQTSSQSAIVGGTRLGTQCCMVFVSDVLQGDAPLLRPYGNMKKMFDALKCSIAWPREQIRDNTIASRETPVQSSHHGQ